The genome window ACCTTCACATCAAGCAGCTTGTAAATGTTAATCTTTAGAGGATAAGGTTAACCAACCTTTTACAAACTGCTTGACGTGAGCGAGCTTTGTACCTCGCAAACGTCTAACTTACTGCATGTTGATGATTCAATTTGCTTTGTATTCTTGCATTGTTCCTCCTAACCATTCGTCAATATCATCTAAATCAAAAATTAAAATTCTATCGGCAATTCTGATATGCGGAATCTTTTCTTCTTTAATTAATTTACTGATAGTAGATTTTCCAATCGGACATTCAACAGAATCTAGATATTCTAATAATTTATCTATTGTC of Lysinibacillus agricola contains these proteins:
- a CDS encoding helix-turn-helix transcriptional regulator: MRRVRTIDKLLEYLDSVECPIGKSTISKLIKEEKIPHIRIADRILIFDLDDIDEWLGGTMQEYKAN